From the Aspergillus puulaauensis MK2 DNA, chromosome 1, nearly complete sequence genome, the window TTGCCCCTCCGTTGACTTTTTCATATGCAGAGCCCTGAACCAAGACGCCCTTTGCACTCAATCCAACCTACACCTTGTCATAATGCCAGCAGCAGGTGGTGGAATTGATCGGAGTGCACTCCAGAAAGTCCCCAAGGCTGCCTGTGGGCCATACATATGGCTGGCAGCCATCTGGGCGTCTTACTGTGGTGGTCTTCATGGCTTCAACACCGCTAACATCTCCGGCGCCATGGGTCTGGATCCGTTTGTTCGTGACTTTGGCTGGACCAACCTCTCTGAGGAAAAAGTATCAGACAACTCTGGCTGGGCAGTCTCGTCCATGCTGCTTGTAAGTAACCACCGACCTCCCTTGCCTGTTGGCTCTCCTGACACGGTATCTCTATCCAGGGCCAAACTGCCGGTGTCATCTTGTCAGGTCCTCTTGGAGAACGCCGAGGCCGCAAGCCAGTTATCCTCGCCAGTGCCATCTTTTACACTATTGGAGCCATCCTGATGTGCGCCAACGTCGGTTCCTTTGCCGAGTTGCTCGTCGGCCGCGTGCTCTCAGGGCTGGGATCTGGATTCGGTATGACTGCCGGCCCAGTTTACATCTCCGAGGTGGCGCCACGAGAGCTGCGAGGAATGATGACCACTTTCTACAATATCAATATTATGGGTGGCGTAGCTGGCAGTTATTGGATCAACTACGCCTCGCTTCAAGTGATCCCCTCTAGCTCCAGCTGGCAGTGGCGGACCACCTTGGTGCTTCAGCTGATTCCTTCGATTGCGATTTTCATGGGGTTCATGTTCTTTCCAGAGAGTCCTCGTTATCTACTGATGCGTGGTCGAGTCGATGACGCTCGTGATAGTCTGTGCAAGCTCCGCGGTGGCTTGGATGAAAGTGATCCATACGTGGCCAAAGAATACACAGAGCTACAGAGCATGGCAGAGGCTGGCTCTGAGAGCAAGCGTGGCTTGGATGCGCTCAAGTCCCTTGTCAAACAATGTGTGCAAGACTCCGCAACACGccatctcctcttcttcgtggTGCTTATCCAGACGTTCTTTATCATGTCCGGTGGTAACTCGATTACCTACTACGCACCGACCATTCTCTCGTCCATGGGACTTGATTCAAATCAAGTCCTCCTATTCACGGCTGTTTATGGCTTGATCAAGGTCGTCTCTGTGATTCTTTATGCATTCTTCCTCACCGATCGATACGGCCGACGGCCGCTCCTTCTGATAGGGTCAAGTGTCAACGTTGCGTGCCTGATATATCTTGCAGCCTTTCTCGGCGTTGCGAACATCTCCGACACAGGCTCGCCTtcgccagcagcctgggTCGCGATCGTAGCAATCTGCCTTTTCGCCATAGGTTACGGCTTTGGGTGGGCACCTGTATTTTCCCTGACAGCATCGGAAATATGCCCGACGCACTTGCGTGGCCCAATAGTCTCTATTGCCTTCACATATCAAAATTTGTTGAACTTTGGAATCTCGCGCGGATTCCCGAACATGACCCAAGATATGCATGCATGGGGCCCCTTTGCTCTGTTTGCGGCGTTCACAGGATGTGCAACTGTTTGGGTATATTTTGCCTTCCCTGAATGCAAGGGCAGGAGCATGGAGAGCGTCAGTGCGATTTTCTCGCTGCCATGGTATCGCACAGGGTTCTGCAAAGTGTCACCACCGGGGACATCAGGGGAAGACCGCGACCTGGAGAAGGACGGAATCAGCAGTATGCATCAGGAGAACACCAAGAGCACTTAGATAGGCTACTGGATTTGGTAGCAATAGTAACCGTGGATATAACTAGGCACTAAGGAACAAGCATGCGTGTGGACCCGATCGGCTTCGCATAAGCTTATGCGCcgcgccgccgcagcaacaattCTGTCTTCTTTACtatcctttctcttttcttttttactttcAAACCATAGACCAGAAGCAAGATGGACAGTCAACGCCCTCTGCGCAGTTGTGTCCTGTGTCGCCAGCGCAAGGTTAAATGCGACCGCCAGCAACCATGCGCCAACTGCGTGCGATCCGAGTCGCCATGCGTGTACCCAGCCGGTGTTGGGCGCGCCCCAAAACGACCTCGCAAGGCTGTTGAAGCACGACTGCTGGCCCAGTTGTCGCGTCTGGAGAGTGCCGTTAAGCGCATGGAGGGCCAGCCACTGGaaaccagctccagcagcgctGTCGAGGGTGAAACAGACGATCGCAAACCGGAGGTCGAGCAGCAATTCGGCCGGCTGGTCATCGACAACAACCAGAGCTGCTACGTGAGCAGTGCGCCGTGGACGCAGCTGGGCGATGAGATTGAGGAACTGCGCGATTTGCTGCATCAGCCTGCCtctgacgacgaggaagaacAGTCCGTTTCCGCGCTGGAGGGGCACAGTCCTGGCCCCGGCATGAATGGAGCCATCATGGGCTTTCGCGCGCTGGCGCATTCTCTGCATCAGTATCATCCCCCTCTGTCGCACGCGGTCGCCTTGTTCGATGTCTTCAAGGCCAATGTGGCGCCTCTTGTGCGCGTCTTCCATATGCCCACCCTGGAGAGGCTGTTCTGGGATGCAGTGGCCTCCATGGATAGCATCGAGAAGAACATGGAAGCCCTCCTGTTCTCTATCTACTACTCCGCACTAATAAGCCTGGACTCTGAACAATGCTTCACCGCGCTTGGGATTTCCAGGTCCTCTGCGCTCGAGACATATCGCTTTGCCGTCGAGCAGGCCATGGCTCGCGCGaatctcctcaacacccagaatctcctcctcctgcaGGCAACGGTCCTGTTCCTGACAGCTGTGCGCAATGAAGACGACTCGCGCACGGTCTGGTCCCTCACTGCCCTCGTCTACCACATCGCACAGGCCATGGGCCTCCATCGCGATGGCGAAGCCTTCGGCCTAAGACCTCTAGAGACCGAACTACGACGCCGGCTCTGGTGGCACATCtgtctcctcgacaaccgcTCAACAGATTACCACGGCAGCGAGCCCATCGTGCACGAATCCGTCTTTGACACGAGGATGCCACTCAACATCAACGACTCCGATATAACCGCCGAAATGACCCAACCACCGCCAGAGCACGAGGGCACAACGGAAATGACACTCTCCCTTATCCGCTGCACCGCCATGCGAGTCGTCTGGAAAGTCGGGTACATGGCACCTCGCCAGAATTACAGCTCAGAAACCGACCAGCAAGACTCAGCCGATCGAATCGCACTAGCAGAAGACCTAGAGCATCGTCTCCACGACCAATTCCTCAAGTACTGTGACCCAAGCATCCCATTACTCCGGGTCGCCTCGACCGTTGCCCGAATCATCACAATGCGCATGTGGATGGGAATCCTCTCCCCAGTCGCCCGCAAGGACAGAACCATCCGAGAACGCCTATTTCGGGACTCAATTCAAGTGCTGGAACTCTCGACCGCGCTGCTAACAGAAGAAGACGTCAGCCGGTGGGCATGGCACTCCCGCACGCATATCCAGTGGTACTCGGTCGCCTTCCTGCTCGCTGAGCTATGCTGGAGACCCCCGTCCGCGGAGTGCGATCGCGCCTGGGAATGCGTTACGGCTGTGTACGACCGGTGGGTCACAATGGACCTGGACAAGAAGGGGACTCTATGGCGTCCTATCCGGCGGTTGATGGCGCGGGCCCGTTACGTGCGTGAGATCCGCAATGCCACGACGCATCCTGCTGGAGTGGTGCATCACTGGAGGTCTGCTGGTGGATGGCAGTCGCAGTTACAGTCGCAATCTCAATCACCATCGACAGAAAACACCAGCGCAGTGGCCGGGGACTTCAATGCGCCACTGGGGCTGACGTCCCCGCCTTTACGGGGATCCGGGGTAGATATGGCATTGACGCCGAGTGATGACCCCCTGATGGAGATGTTACCCTCAAGGAATGATGGGTTTTTTGATCCCTCAGCCATGGGCCTTTTTGGCTTACTATCCGAGACGAATGGGTTTCCTTGGGGACCAGGGTATATCCCTGATATAAATGGTTTACCTGATCCGGTGCAGTCGCCGCCTTGGTCAACGGGGTGATCTT encodes:
- a CDS encoding sugar porter family MFS transporter (COG:G;~EggNog:ENOG410PJ3A;~InterPro:IPR005829,IPR005828,IPR003663,IPR036259, IPR020846;~PFAM:PF00083,PF07690;~TransMembrane:11 (o73-91i103-123o129-150i162-180o200-217i291-315o327-348i360-380o392-415i427-447o459-481i);~go_component: GO:0016020 - membrane [Evidence IEA];~go_component: GO:0016021 - integral component of membrane [Evidence IEA];~go_function: GO:0022857 - transmembrane transporter activity [Evidence IEA];~go_process: GO:0055085 - transmembrane transport [Evidence IEA]) — protein: MPAAGGGIDRSALQKVPKAACGPYIWLAAIWASYCGGLHGFNTANISGAMGLDPFVRDFGWTNLSEEKVSDNSGWAVSSMLLGQTAGVILSGPLGERRGRKPVILASAIFYTIGAILMCANVGSFAELLVGRVLSGLGSGFGMTAGPVYISEVAPRELRGMMTTFYNINIMGGVAGSYWINYASLQVIPSSSSWQWRTTLVLQLIPSIAIFMGFMFFPESPRYLLMRGRVDDARDSLCKLRGGLDESDPYVAKEYTELQSMAEAGSESKRGLDALKSLVKQCVQDSATRHLLFFVVLIQTFFIMSGGNSITYYAPTILSSMGLDSNQVLLFTAVYGLIKVVSVILYAFFLTDRYGRRPLLLIGSSVNVACLIYLAAFLGVANISDTGSPSPAAWVAIVAICLFAIGYGFGWAPVFSLTASEICPTHLRGPIVSIAFTYQNLLNFGISRGFPNMTQDMHAWGPFALFAAFTGCATVWVYFAFPECKGRSMESVSAIFSLPWYRTGFCKVSPPGTSGEDRDLEKDGISSMHQENTKST
- a CDS encoding fungal specific transcription factor domain-containing protein (COG:K;~EggNog:ENOG410PG1C;~InterPro:IPR007219;~PFAM:PF04082;~go_function: GO:0003677 - DNA binding [Evidence IEA];~go_function: GO:0008270 - zinc ion binding [Evidence IEA];~go_process: GO:0006351 - transcription, DNA-templated [Evidence IEA]) → MNGAIMGFRALAHSLHQYHPPLSHAVALFDVFKANVAPLVRVFHMPTLERLFWDAVASMDSIEKNMEALLFSIYYSALISLDSEQCFTALGISRSSALETYRFAVEQAMARANLLNTQNLLLLQATVLFLTAVRNEDDSRTVWSLTALVYHIAQAMGLHRDGEAFGLRPLETELRRRLWWHICLLDNRSTDYHGSEPIVHESVFDTRMPLNINDSDITAEMTQPPPEHEGTTEMTLSLIRCTAMRVVWKVGYMAPRQNYSSETDQQDSADRIALAEDLEHRLHDQFLKYCDPSIPLLRVASTVARIITMRMWMGILSPVARKDRTIRERLFRDSIQVLELSTALLTEEDVSRWAWHSRTHIQWYSVAFLLAELCWRPPSAECDRAWECVTAVYDRWVTMDLDKKGTLWRPIRRLMARARYVREIRNATTHPAGVVHHWRSAGGWQSQLQSQSQSPSTENTSAVAGDFNAPLGLTSPPLRGSGVDMALTPSDDPLMEMLPSRNDGFFDPSAMGLFGLLSETNGFPWGPGYIPDINGLPDPVQSPPWSTG